Proteins co-encoded in one Psychromonas sp. L1A2 genomic window:
- the rseP gene encoding sigma E protease regulator RseP — protein MLDFIWNTASFIIALSILVAIHEYGHFWVARRCNVKVHRFSIGFGKVLFKKLDKQGTEFVIAAIPLGGYVKMLDGRVEEVPEELSEFAFDKKTVWQRIAIVAAGPIANFLLAIVAFFLMYTIGVNSAKPIISDVAENSPASVISEQKKFQITAVNGQDVNDWEALNLMLVAQIGESNFDLSITPFMSTNSQIVNEPSQTYTVSLDNWKFDPKKESVIRSLGFVPYSPKVYLVADSVADDSASQRSGLTVGDKLISIDGIKLNDWQQFVKIIQKNANNPLQLTIERNSSHKVLTLVPDSREVSDGQIQGYIGLAPKVDVYPDEFRVSLKYGLVEAFTKGLDKTWQLTELTFSTLVKLVTGDLSVKNLSGPVGIAKGAGMSADYGVAYFLGFIALISVNLGIMNLIPLPVLDGGHLMYYFIEAITGKPVSEKIQEVGFKIGAAVLMTFMSIAILNDFNLL, from the coding sequence TTGTTAGATTTTATTTGGAATACTGCTTCATTTATTATTGCCTTAAGTATTTTAGTTGCCATTCATGAATATGGTCATTTCTGGGTAGCCCGTCGTTGTAACGTTAAAGTACATCGTTTTTCCATTGGTTTCGGCAAAGTACTTTTTAAAAAGTTAGATAAACAGGGGACTGAGTTTGTTATTGCTGCTATTCCGTTAGGCGGTTACGTTAAAATGCTTGATGGTCGTGTTGAAGAAGTACCTGAAGAATTATCTGAATTTGCCTTTGATAAAAAAACAGTGTGGCAACGTATTGCTATTGTTGCTGCAGGACCGATTGCAAACTTCTTATTGGCGATTGTTGCATTCTTCTTGATGTATACGATAGGTGTAAACAGTGCTAAACCAATTATCAGTGATGTCGCTGAAAACTCTCCTGCAAGTGTTATCTCAGAACAAAAGAAATTCCAAATTACAGCTGTAAATGGTCAAGACGTTAACGACTGGGAAGCTTTAAATCTAATGCTTGTGGCTCAAATAGGTGAGTCTAATTTTGATTTAAGTATTACACCATTTATGAGTACAAACTCACAAATAGTTAATGAACCAAGCCAAACTTATACAGTCTCATTAGACAATTGGAAGTTTGATCCTAAAAAAGAATCGGTTATTAGGAGCTTAGGTTTTGTACCTTATTCTCCTAAAGTGTATCTAGTCGCTGATTCTGTTGCTGATGATAGTGCATCACAACGTAGTGGTTTAACGGTCGGTGATAAACTTATTTCAATTGACGGTATTAAACTAAATGACTGGCAACAATTTGTTAAAATCATTCAGAAAAATGCAAACAATCCACTGCAACTGACGATTGAAAGAAATAGTAGTCATAAAGTATTAACGCTCGTACCAGACTCTCGTGAAGTATCTGATGGTCAAATTCAAGGTTATATTGGTCTTGCTCCTAAGGTCGACGTATATCCTGATGAGTTTAGAGTAAGCTTAAAATACGGTTTAGTAGAAGCGTTTACTAAAGGCCTCGATAAAACATGGCAGTTAACGGAACTAACTTTTTCTACCCTCGTTAAGTTGGTAACAGGTGATTTGTCTGTTAAAAATTTAAGTGGTCCGGTTGGTATTGCAAAAGGTGCTGGAATGAGTGCTGATTATGGGGTAGCTTACTTCCTTGGGTTTATTGCCCTAATCAGCGTTAATTTAGGCATAATGAATTTGATTCCATTACCCGTGTTAGATGGTGGACATTTAATGTACTACTTTATCGAAGCGATAACGGGTAAACCTGTGTCTGAAAAAATACAAGAAGTTGGTTTTAAAATAGGTGCCGCTGTATTAATGACATTTATGTCAATCGCGATATTGAACGACTTTAATTTATTATAA
- the pyrH gene encoding UMP kinase yields MSTNPKSAYRRILLKLSGEALVGEEGFGIDPKVLDRMALEIKSLIESGVQVGLVIGGGNIFRGAGLAQAGMNRVVGDHMGMLATVMNGLAMRDALHRSHVNSRLMSAIPLNGVCDDYNWAEAIKYLKLGTVVIFAAGTGNPFFTTDSAACLRGIEIEADAVLKGTKVDGVYDADPVKNPDAKLYSVLDYQTVLEKELQVMDLAAFTLARDHSLPIRVFNMNKPGALSRVVLGGDEGTTITHAEENI; encoded by the coding sequence ATGAGCACTAACCCTAAATCTGCTTATCGTCGTATTTTATTAAAATTGAGTGGCGAAGCACTCGTTGGTGAAGAGGGGTTCGGTATTGATCCTAAAGTATTGGATCGTATGGCATTAGAGATTAAATCTCTGATCGAATCTGGTGTACAAGTTGGTTTAGTAATTGGTGGTGGTAATATCTTCCGTGGTGCAGGGCTAGCACAAGCTGGTATGAACCGTGTTGTTGGCGACCATATGGGAATGCTAGCAACCGTAATGAATGGGTTAGCAATGCGTGATGCATTACACCGTTCACATGTGAATTCTCGTTTAATGTCTGCAATACCATTAAATGGTGTGTGTGATGATTACAACTGGGCTGAAGCGATTAAGTATTTGAAGTTAGGTACAGTAGTTATTTTTGCTGCAGGTACAGGTAACCCATTTTTTACTACTGACTCAGCAGCTTGTTTACGTGGTATTGAGATAGAGGCTGATGCAGTATTGAAAGGCACAAAAGTAGATGGTGTTTATGACGCAGATCCAGTTAAAAATCCAGATGCTAAATTATACAGTGTTTTAGATTACCAAACCGTTTTAGAAAAAGAATTACAAGTAATGGATTTAGCTGCCTTTACATTAGCAAGAGACCATAGTTTACCGATTCGTGTATTTAACATGAATAAACCGGGTGCATTAAGTCGTGTGGTATTGGGTGGTGATGAAGGTACAACTATCACTCATGCTGAAGAAAATATTTAA
- the uppS gene encoding polyprenyl diphosphate synthase, producing MDGNGRWSERQGKHRIFGHKHGVKALRKTITFARDNKLEALTIFAFSSENWKRPEQEVSMLMELFFIVLGREIKKLHKSNIKLNIIGDISGFSDRLQKKVHEGQELTKNNTGLALNVAANYGGRWDMTNATRKIAAQVQSGELNIDDIDEELVGQTLTLGDLPDVDLMIRTGGDYRISNFLLWQLAYAEMYFTDVLWPDFDGEAFQLALDVFSGKERRFGQTSAQVNC from the coding sequence ATGGATGGCAATGGCCGTTGGTCTGAAAGACAAGGAAAACACCGTATTTTTGGTCACAAACACGGTGTAAAAGCGCTGCGTAAAACAATTACTTTCGCAAGAGATAATAAACTTGAAGCATTGACTATTTTTGCTTTTAGTAGTGAAAATTGGAAACGTCCTGAACAAGAAGTCAGTATGTTAATGGAGTTGTTTTTTATTGTGCTAGGGCGCGAAATAAAAAAACTGCATAAAAGTAATATCAAGCTAAACATTATTGGTGATATATCTGGTTTTAGTGACCGATTACAAAAAAAAGTACATGAAGGACAAGAGTTAACAAAAAATAATACTGGTTTAGCACTCAATGTTGCTGCGAATTACGGTGGACGTTGGGATATGACTAATGCGACTAGAAAAATTGCTGCTCAGGTTCAAAGTGGCGAATTAAATATTGATGATATCGATGAAGAGTTAGTCGGTCAGACATTAACATTAGGTGACTTACCCGATGTTGATTTAATGATTCGTACTGGCGGCGATTATCGTATTAGTAATTTTTTATTGTGGCAACTTGCTTATGCTGAAATGTATTTTACTGACGTATTATGGCCAGATTTTGATGGTGAAGCCTTCCAATTAGCATTAGATGTATTTTCAGGTAAAGAGCGACGTTTTGGACAAACTAGCGCGCAAGTAAACTGCTAA
- the frr gene encoding ribosome recycling factor: MINEIKDDAQTRMNKSIESFKSQLAKVRTGRAHPSLLDGIMVPYYGSNTPLRQVGNVSTEDARTLTITVFDATLIAAVEKAIMGSNLGLNPMSAGTVIRIPLPPLTEERRKDLIKVVRGEAESTRVAIRNIRRDANGDFKDLEKEKEISEDQQRQGEELVQKVTNESIKKVDEVLAVKEAELLEV, translated from the coding sequence ATGATTAACGAAATCAAAGATGATGCACAAACGCGAATGAATAAAAGCATCGAGTCATTTAAAAGCCAATTAGCGAAAGTACGTACTGGCCGAGCTCACCCGAGTTTACTTGATGGTATTATGGTGCCATATTACGGTTCAAATACACCATTACGTCAAGTGGGTAATGTATCTACTGAAGATGCACGTACATTAACAATTACAGTATTTGATGCGACATTAATCGCAGCTGTTGAAAAAGCGATCATGGGATCTAACTTAGGTTTGAACCCGATGTCTGCTGGTACCGTTATTCGTATTCCTTTACCACCGTTAACTGAAGAACGTCGTAAAGACCTTATTAAAGTTGTTCGTGGTGAAGCAGAAAGTACTCGTGTTGCGATTCGTAATATTCGTCGTGATGCAAATGGCGATTTTAAAGACCTAGAAAAAGAAAAAGAAATCAGTGAAGATCAGCAGCGTCAAGGTGAAGAGTTAGTACAAAAAGTCACTAATGAAAGCATCAAGAAAGTAGATGAAGTATTAGCGGTTAAAGAAGCTGAATTGTTAGAAGTTTAA
- the lpxA gene encoding acyl-ACP--UDP-N-acetylglucosamine O-acyltransferase, with the protein MIDSTAKIHPTAIIHENAIIGKNVEVGPYSIIGDNVEIGDDCWIGPHVVVKGTTKMGKGNKIYQFASVGEDCQDLKYNGETTFLEIGDNNVFRESCTIHRGTAQDESLTKIGNNCLLMAYVHVAHDCILGNNIILSNNATLAGHSKLANNVIIGGLTALHQFTRVGEYAMIGGCSAVNKDIPPYFMASGNYVQAQGINSVGLKRHGFSSATIMEIKRAYKSLCRNGNTLAEAKAEIAENVADCPELKILLDFISDENRGIVR; encoded by the coding sequence ATGATTGATTCAACAGCAAAAATTCATCCAACTGCAATAATTCATGAGAATGCGATTATTGGAAAGAACGTAGAGGTCGGTCCTTATAGCATCATCGGCGATAATGTTGAAATTGGTGATGATTGCTGGATTGGTCCACATGTTGTCGTTAAAGGCACCACTAAAATGGGTAAAGGTAATAAAATTTACCAATTTGCTTCAGTGGGCGAAGATTGCCAAGATTTAAAATATAACGGCGAAACAACTTTTTTAGAAATTGGCGATAATAATGTTTTTCGTGAAAGTTGTACTATTCATCGTGGTACTGCTCAAGATGAAAGTCTGACTAAAATTGGTAATAATTGTTTGTTAATGGCTTACGTACATGTCGCTCATGATTGCATACTTGGTAATAACATTATCTTGTCAAATAATGCAACGTTAGCGGGGCATAGTAAACTGGCTAATAATGTTATTATTGGTGGGTTAACTGCCTTGCATCAATTCACTCGAGTAGGCGAGTATGCAATGATCGGTGGTTGTTCTGCTGTGAATAAAGATATTCCTCCTTACTTTATGGCATCAGGTAATTACGTACAAGCTCAAGGGATTAACTCTGTTGGCTTGAAGCGTCATGGATTTAGTAGTGCGACGATTATGGAAATCAAACGTGCATATAAATCACTATGTCGTAATGGTAATACGTTAGCGGAAGCAAAAGCTGAAATAGCAGAAAATGTTGCTGATTGCCCTGAGTTAAAAATATTGTTGGATTTTATTTCAGATGAAAATCGCGGTATTGTTCGTTAA
- the fabZ gene encoding 3-hydroxyacyl-ACP dehydratase FabZ — protein sequence MSNELNSLDIKEIMDLLPHRYPFLLIDRVVDYVPGETLSGYKNVSFNEPQFTGHFPGTPVFPGVMILEALAQATGVLAFATYGKPAENELYFLASIDKVRFRKPVVPGDRLDLEVIYLKERRGMGKFECVAKVDGDIVCQAMIMCARREI from the coding sequence GTGTCTAACGAATTAAATAGTCTTGATATTAAGGAGATCATGGATCTTCTACCGCATCGTTACCCATTTTTATTAATCGATCGTGTAGTTGATTATGTACCTGGTGAAACATTATCTGGTTACAAAAATGTCTCTTTTAATGAACCTCAGTTCACAGGACATTTTCCAGGCACGCCAGTTTTTCCTGGTGTCATGATCTTAGAAGCTTTAGCACAAGCAACAGGGGTTTTAGCTTTTGCTACATATGGAAAACCTGCTGAAAATGAACTATATTTTTTAGCCTCTATTGATAAAGTACGCTTTAGAAAACCAGTTGTACCTGGTGATAGACTTGACTTAGAAGTTATTTACCTTAAAGAACGACGTGGAATGGGTAAATTTGAATGTGTTGCAAAAGTTGACGGTGACATAGTCTGCCAAGCAATGATTATGTGCGCAAGAAGAGAGATTTAA
- the lpxD gene encoding UDP-3-O-(3-hydroxymyristoyl)glucosamine N-acyltransferase, giving the protein MAYSLASLATQLSAQLGGDGELEILRLATFDGAKQGDITFVSDKKLLTRLSECQASAIVLPTALKETYQGNALFMDNPYVGYALLARLFDTTPNLSVMIADSAQIHESAIIGENVAIAENVVIGENVKVGDNSQIFANTVIAQGTELGKACKIYPNVSIYHNSQIGNDVIIHANTVIGSDGFGNAPYQGTWVKIPQIGKVIIGDDVEIGSCTSIDRGALSDTIIGSGVRIDNQCQIAHNVQIGEHTAIAGGSNIAGSTTIGKHCIIGGSVAMNGHISIVDNVIITGDSMVMRSIKKAGIYSSGIPTQENKAWRKTAAYTLKIEELFKRVKSLEKQIEDKN; this is encoded by the coding sequence ATGGCTTATTCATTAGCAAGTTTAGCAACTCAGTTATCTGCTCAATTGGGTGGTGACGGAGAATTAGAAATACTGCGTTTAGCTACCTTTGATGGTGCTAAGCAAGGAGACATTACTTTTGTCTCGGATAAAAAACTACTGACGCGCCTAAGTGAGTGTCAAGCAAGCGCAATTGTATTACCTACTGCATTAAAAGAGACGTATCAAGGTAATGCTTTATTCATGGATAACCCTTATGTTGGGTATGCGTTATTAGCTCGTTTATTTGATACCACGCCAAACCTTTCGGTTATGATTGCAGATTCAGCTCAAATACATGAATCAGCTATTATCGGTGAAAATGTCGCGATTGCCGAAAATGTAGTGATTGGAGAGAATGTTAAAGTTGGTGATAACAGCCAAATCTTTGCTAATACTGTGATTGCACAAGGGACTGAGTTAGGTAAAGCTTGTAAAATTTATCCTAATGTTTCTATTTATCATAATAGTCAAATTGGCAACGATGTTATTATCCATGCGAATACGGTAATTGGTTCTGATGGTTTCGGTAATGCACCGTATCAAGGAACTTGGGTTAAAATTCCACAAATTGGTAAAGTGATTATCGGTGATGATGTTGAGATTGGTTCATGTACCTCCATTGATAGAGGTGCATTATCAGATACAATCATTGGTAGTGGTGTGAGAATTGATAATCAATGTCAAATTGCACATAACGTACAAATTGGCGAACATACAGCTATTGCTGGCGGCAGTAATATCGCAGGTAGTACTACTATTGGTAAACATTGTATTATTGGTGGCAGTGTGGCAATGAATGGTCATATCTCCATTGTTGATAATGTTATCATTACTGGTGACAGTATGGTTATGCGTAGTATTAAGAAAGCAGGGATTTACTCTTCAGGTATTCCTACTCAAGAAAATAAAGCGTGGCGTAAAACGGCGGCTTATACATTAAAAATCGAAGAGTTATTCAAACGAGTTAAATCGCTTGAGAAACAAATTGAAGATAAAAACTAA
- the bamA gene encoding outer membrane protein assembly factor BamA — translation MFKKYLLAITLTVTGCFTGLASAEEFTVSDLQFKGLQRVTIGAALLSLPIREGDVVDDYDLSQAIKKLYSTSYFESIQLFRDDSVLIFKVKERPTISAIELTGNNKLSEEQILDSLKSSSIKVGDTLDRTTLTSIEKSLEDFYHSVGKYSAQVETIITSLPRNRVSVQFVFREGLTAKIEQINIVGNNVYSDTQLLKRLTLSDSGGWWDLFADDNYQKQKLAGDLEVINSYYLDRGYIRFKIDETQVSLRPNKKGVYVTVNVNEGDIYKVNDVTFIGDLLGHDEDIKSLVAFSKGDIYAASDVSASEQSIRKYFGRLGYAFPEINAYPEIDDETNTVVVNFSVDPGQRGYVRYINISGNTTTKDVVLRREMRQMEGGWLSSEALETSRARLNRLGFFSTVDIKTDRVSDDLVDVNVNVEEQSSGSFNAGVGFGTDSGISLSGGIQQSNFLGSGDKVSLQTKLNDFSVSTDLSYDTPYLTKDGVSGGIRLYYDKFEAADANIVDFTNTTYGLRLSSGFPINEINRLGLSVGWENNGISRVNGFAQLDKFWEIYGSLQDSDGSANFKNFDLTGTWSRNNLDRGQLATQGMSHTLRAKVTVPGSDLQYFKLNFDIRNYQRLSDDGDWTTLLRGSLGYGNGYGKFEGSDQILPFFENYYVGGYRTVRGFASNSIGPRAINTGRDSGIATASYSDSSIGGNAKYTLSAELIFPVPFLDEAYSRQVRSSLFVDAGEVWDTEFDYDAFKDICSFNCDFAGDFSKPGRIRASLGTQLTWVSPLGPLVFTLAVPLKDYAGDTTEIFSFNIGDTF, via the coding sequence ATGTTTAAGAAATATTTATTGGCTATAACGCTAACTGTTACAGGGTGCTTTACGGGTCTTGCTTCGGCGGAAGAATTTACTGTCTCTGATTTACAATTCAAAGGACTTCAACGTGTGACGATTGGTGCTGCATTATTAAGCTTACCAATACGTGAAGGTGATGTAGTTGATGACTATGATTTGTCACAAGCCATTAAAAAGTTATATAGCACTAGTTACTTTGAATCTATTCAATTATTTAGAGATGATTCTGTTCTTATTTTTAAAGTAAAAGAACGTCCAACGATCAGCGCAATAGAATTAACAGGTAATAATAAATTATCTGAAGAACAAATATTAGATTCACTTAAGTCTTCTTCTATTAAGGTGGGTGACACGCTCGATAGAACAACATTAACCAGTATTGAAAAAAGCTTAGAAGATTTCTACCACAGTGTTGGTAAATACAGTGCACAGGTTGAAACAATTATTACCTCTTTACCAAGAAACCGTGTTTCAGTGCAATTTGTATTTCGTGAAGGTTTAACAGCAAAAATAGAACAAATTAATATTGTTGGTAATAACGTTTATTCAGATACTCAGTTATTAAAACGATTAACTTTAAGTGATTCTGGAGGCTGGTGGGATCTATTTGCAGATGATAATTACCAAAAGCAAAAGTTAGCTGGTGATTTAGAAGTCATTAATAGTTATTACTTAGATCGCGGTTATATTCGCTTTAAAATTGATGAAACACAAGTGTCCTTAAGACCAAATAAAAAAGGTGTTTATGTAACAGTAAACGTTAACGAAGGTGATATTTATAAAGTTAACGATGTTACTTTTATTGGTGATCTACTTGGTCATGATGAAGATATTAAGAGTTTGGTTGCATTCTCAAAAGGAGATATTTATGCAGCATCAGATGTGTCTGCTTCAGAGCAAAGTATTCGTAAATATTTTGGCCGTTTAGGCTACGCCTTCCCAGAAATTAATGCTTATCCTGAGATTGATGATGAAACTAATACGGTAGTGGTTAACTTTTCTGTTGACCCAGGTCAAAGAGGTTACGTGCGTTATATTAATATTTCCGGTAATACAACGACAAAAGATGTTGTTTTACGCCGTGAAATGCGTCAAATGGAAGGAGGATGGTTATCTAGCGAAGCACTTGAGACATCTCGTGCACGTTTAAATCGTTTAGGTTTCTTTTCAACTGTAGATATCAAAACTGATCGTGTTAGTGATGATCTTGTGGATGTTAATGTAAATGTTGAAGAACAATCTTCTGGTAGTTTTAATGCTGGTGTTGGTTTTGGTACTGATTCTGGCATTAGTTTAAGTGGTGGAATTCAACAAAGTAACTTTTTAGGTAGTGGTGATAAGGTTTCATTACAAACTAAACTTAATGACTTTAGTGTCAGTACCGATCTTAGTTATGATACACCTTACTTAACTAAAGATGGTGTAAGTGGTGGTATTCGTCTTTATTACGATAAGTTTGAAGCTGCCGACGCTAATATCGTAGACTTTACTAATACAACTTATGGCCTGCGTCTCAGCTCTGGCTTTCCTATCAATGAAATTAATCGCTTGGGTCTTAGTGTCGGGTGGGAAAATAACGGGATTTCACGAGTAAATGGCTTTGCACAATTAGATAAATTTTGGGAAATCTATGGTTCATTACAAGACTCTGACGGCAGTGCAAACTTTAAAAACTTTGATTTAACCGGAACTTGGTCCCGTAATAATCTCGATAGAGGTCAGCTTGCTACGCAAGGTATGTCTCATACATTACGCGCTAAAGTAACTGTACCTGGTTCTGATCTTCAATACTTTAAACTTAATTTCGATATTCGTAATTACCAACGTTTAAGTGATGATGGTGATTGGACAACCCTATTAAGAGGTAGTTTAGGCTACGGGAATGGTTATGGTAAATTTGAAGGTAGTGACCAAATTTTACCCTTTTTTGAAAACTATTATGTCGGTGGTTATCGAACAGTACGTGGTTTCGCAAGCAATAGTATTGGACCTCGTGCGATTAATACTGGCAGAGATAGTGGTATTGCTACTGCAAGTTATAGCGATAGCTCGATAGGCGGAAATGCAAAATATACATTAAGTGCGGAACTTATCTTCCCAGTGCCGTTCTTAGATGAAGCTTATTCCCGCCAAGTGAGAAGTAGTTTGTTTGTTGATGCTGGTGAAGTATGGGATACAGAGTTTGATTATGATGCTTTTAAAGACATTTGTTCATTCAATTGTGATTTTGCAGGTGATTTTTCTAAGCCTGGGCGTATTCGAGCATCATTGGGTACCCAGTTAACTTGGGTTTCTCCTCTAGGGCCGCTTGTATTTACTTTAGCGGTTCCATTAAAAGACTATGCAGGTGATACAACTGAAATATTCTCATTCAATATCGGTGATACGTTCTAG
- a CDS encoding phosphatidate cytidylyltransferase, which yields MKQRIITALVLAPLAIAAIFFLPLKFFMLFAAGVFLLASKEWAGFVSKEPSSATLYIFGLILGITLMLMPAGAIWVSELPNQYIISGLSVAAVWWCIALVMVVRYPTSATLWRSNKVLKSIFGLLTLIPFFWGLVVLRSMNMHHDFYFGAQLVMYVCLLVWAADSGAYFAGKQFGKHKLAPNVSPGKTIEGLVGGLLSAMIVAYFASSFFAISADKMTLFFAASLITTLVSALGDLTESVFKREAGLKDSSNLLPGHGGILDRIDSLTAAVPVFAFIYIYWLI from the coding sequence GTGAAGCAACGAATTATAACTGCGCTTGTATTAGCGCCATTAGCCATTGCGGCTATTTTCTTTTTACCACTTAAATTCTTTATGTTATTTGCTGCAGGTGTGTTTTTACTAGCAAGTAAAGAATGGGCTGGCTTTGTTAGTAAAGAACCTTCTTCAGCGACTCTCTATATTTTTGGTTTAATCCTAGGTATTACACTAATGCTAATGCCTGCCGGTGCTATTTGGGTGTCTGAATTACCTAATCAATACATTATTTCGGGCCTCTCGGTTGCTGCCGTCTGGTGGTGTATTGCTTTAGTGATGGTAGTTCGTTATCCAACTTCTGCCACGCTTTGGCGATCAAATAAAGTGCTCAAAAGTATTTTTGGTTTATTAACGTTAATTCCATTTTTTTGGGGGCTGGTTGTATTACGTTCAATGAATATGCACCATGACTTTTACTTTGGAGCACAGTTGGTGATGTATGTTTGTTTATTGGTGTGGGCTGCTGATTCTGGCGCTTACTTTGCTGGTAAACAGTTTGGTAAACATAAATTAGCCCCTAACGTAAGCCCAGGTAAGACTATTGAAGGACTTGTTGGTGGTTTATTAAGTGCAATGATTGTTGCTTACTTTGCCAGTTCTTTCTTTGCTATATCGGCTGACAAAATGACCTTGTTTTTTGCTGCTTCACTAATAACGACTTTAGTCTCGGCTTTAGGTGATTTAACTGAAAGTGTGTTTAAGCGTGAAGCTGGCTTAAAAGACAGTAGTAACTTATTACCGGGACATGGTGGGATATTAGACCGTATTGATAGTTTAACCGCCGCTGTTCCCGTATTTGCCTTTATATATATCTATTGGTTAATTTAA
- the ispC gene encoding 1-deoxy-D-xylulose-5-phosphate reductoisomerase produces MKNLAVLGATGSIGDSTLSVCRHNPGLYNVEFLYAATNVDKMLALCIEFEPAYVALSNDLASLQLKQQLQDRKLNCQVLPETEVLSLLGSPEIDSVMAAIVGAAGLKTTLAAVYAGKEIFLANKESLVMSGALFIDAVKQSGAKLWPVDSEHNAIYQSMSPMLQENIGHCDLNAGGVSKILLTGSGGPFLNKALNEFTSITPDAAIKHPNWSMGPKISIDSATMMNKGLEYIEARWLFNTNKEQLKVIIHPQSVIHSMVQYKDGSVISQMGNADMRIPIAHVMGGEKRIISGAEGFDFFNSANFTFVEPDYNRYPCLKLAIQACYEGQHATTTLNAANEIAVQAFLDERIKFTNISTIVEHVLNQLTHQAVSSIDELLVIDKMARDSAVELINRGIVC; encoded by the coding sequence ATGAAGAATTTAGCGGTATTAGGTGCGACAGGGTCTATTGGAGATAGTACGTTAAGTGTATGTCGTCATAACCCTGGCTTATACAATGTTGAATTTTTATATGCAGCAACTAATGTCGATAAGATGTTAGCGCTGTGTATTGAATTTGAACCAGCTTATGTTGCCTTATCTAATGATCTAGCTTCTTTGCAGTTAAAACAACAATTGCAAGATCGCAAACTCAATTGCCAAGTGTTACCTGAAACTGAAGTACTGTCTTTGTTGGGAAGTCCTGAAATAGATTCTGTGATGGCTGCGATAGTCGGTGCTGCTGGTTTAAAAACGACACTTGCAGCGGTTTATGCAGGAAAAGAAATTTTCTTAGCAAATAAAGAGTCATTAGTGATGTCTGGTGCATTATTCATTGATGCCGTTAAGCAATCTGGAGCAAAATTGTGGCCAGTAGATAGCGAGCACAATGCCATATATCAATCAATGTCGCCAATGTTGCAAGAAAATATCGGACATTGTGATTTAAACGCTGGTGGCGTATCAAAAATCTTACTAACCGGATCTGGCGGGCCTTTCTTAAATAAAGCATTAAATGAATTTACTAGTATTACCCCCGATGCTGCCATTAAACATCCTAACTGGTCGATGGGACCTAAGATCTCAATTGACTCGGCTACCATGATGAATAAAGGCCTTGAGTACATTGAAGCAAGATGGTTATTTAACACCAATAAAGAACAGCTCAAAGTTATCATACACCCTCAATCAGTTATCCATTCAATGGTTCAATACAAAGACGGTAGTGTTATTTCTCAAATGGGTAATGCTGATATGCGTATTCCTATTGCGCATGTGATGGGGGGCGAAAAGCGAATTATAAGTGGTGCAGAAGGCTTTGATTTCTTCAACAGTGCAAACTTTACTTTTGTGGAGCCAGATTATAATCGCTATCCTTGTTTAAAGTTAGCAATACAAGCTTGTTATGAAGGTCAACATGCAACAACCACACTTAATGCTGCTAATGAGATTGCAGTACAAGCTTTCTTAGATGAACGTATTAAATTTACTAATATATCTACGATTGTTGAACATGTGTTGAATCAATTAACGCATCAAGCCGTATCGTCGATTGACGAGTTATTAGTTATAGATAAAATGGCAAGAGACTCAGCGGTTGAATTGATTAATAGAGGTATCGTTTGTTAG
- a CDS encoding OmpH family outer membrane protein yields the protein MKTFFKVITLATAMGTMSAANAADVQKIGVVFPSKVMQESPQRERIIKKLESEFKGRYEKLQSLEKEIKNLQTKIKKDGELLGKNEVTGLQRQIEVKVSEYKLSRKAFEEDQRRRQSEEQQKSLAVVRDVINTIAKEGQYDLILNGEQIVFSKPGLDISDKVIQEISTK from the coding sequence ATGAAGACCTTTTTTAAAGTTATTACATTAGCAACTGCAATGGGTACAATGTCTGCGGCTAATGCTGCTGATGTACAAAAAATTGGTGTGGTATTTCCATCAAAAGTGATGCAAGAGTCTCCACAACGTGAACGTATCATTAAAAAATTAGAGTCTGAATTTAAAGGTCGTTATGAAAAACTTCAGTCTTTAGAAAAAGAAATAAAAAATCTGCAAACTAAAATCAAAAAAGATGGTGAGTTATTAGGTAAGAATGAAGTCACTGGGTTACAACGCCAAATTGAAGTTAAAGTATCTGAATACAAATTAAGCCGTAAAGCATTTGAAGAAGACCAGCGTCGTCGTCAAAGTGAAGAGCAGCAAAAATCATTAGCAGTCGTTCGTGATGTTATCAACACTATTGCTAAAGAAGGTCAATATGATCTTATTTTAAATGGTGAGCAAATTGTATTTTCAAAACCAGGTTTAGATATTTCAGACAAAGTTATTCAAGAAATCAGTACTAAATAG